One segment of Trichlorobacter ammonificans DNA contains the following:
- a CDS encoding integron integrase, whose translation MENQPAKPKLLDQIRDRIRLKHYSRRTEDVYVDWAKRFILYHNKRHPQEMGKQEIEAFLTWLARDRQVSASTQNQAKAALLFLYKEVLDMTLPWLGEVEQAKKPRKMPVVLTEREVQVLLSQLPDAWLLLGRLLYGTGLRLLEGLRLRVQDVDFSANQILVRDGKGGKDRVTMLPQLLILPLKDHLLRVKQVHEHDLAAGYGEVWLPEGLARKYPNAGREWIWQYVFPSARLSVDPRSGVTRRHHLDEKGLQRAIRQAAADAGLSKKATPHTLRHSFATHLLQSGYDIRTVQELLGHKDVQTTMIYTHVLNKGGRGVVSPLDRI comes from the coding sequence ATGGAAAACCAGCCTGCCAAACCAAAGCTTCTGGATCAGATTCGTGATCGTATCCGCCTGAAGCATTACAGCCGTAGAACAGAGGATGTCTACGTCGACTGGGCGAAACGTTTCATACTGTACCATAACAAACGGCATCCGCAAGAGATGGGAAAACAGGAGATTGAAGCGTTTCTCACTTGGCTTGCCCGTGACCGGCAGGTGTCGGCTTCAACCCAGAATCAGGCCAAGGCAGCGCTGCTGTTTCTGTACAAGGAAGTGCTGGATATGACGTTGCCCTGGCTTGGTGAGGTGGAGCAGGCCAAAAAGCCCCGGAAGATGCCGGTGGTGTTGACCGAGCGTGAAGTGCAGGTGCTGTTGTCACAACTGCCTGATGCCTGGTTGCTGCTTGGGCGCTTGTTGTATGGGACAGGGCTACGCCTGCTGGAGGGGCTGCGACTTCGGGTTCAGGATGTTGATTTCAGCGCAAACCAGATTCTGGTCCGCGACGGTAAGGGGGGCAAGGATCGGGTGACTATGTTGCCGCAGTTGCTGATTCTGCCGTTGAAAGACCATCTACTGCGGGTTAAACAGGTACATGAACACGATCTGGCGGCGGGGTATGGCGAGGTCTGGCTGCCGGAAGGGCTGGCCCGCAAGTATCCCAATGCGGGGCGTGAGTGGATCTGGCAGTATGTCTTTCCCTCGGCGCGGTTGTCGGTTGATCCCCGTTCCGGTGTGACACGGCGGCATCACTTGGATGAAAAGGGATTGCAGCGGGCGATCCGGCAGGCTGCTGCCGATGCCGGGCTGAGCAAGAAGGCAACGCCCCATACCCTGCGTCATTCCTTTGCCACGCATCTGTTGCAATCCGGCTATGATATCCGTACCGTGCAGGAGCTGCTGGGACATAAGGATGTGCAGACTACGATGATTTATACCCATGTGCTAAATAAGGGCGGCAGAGGGGTTGTTTCGCCGCTGGATAGAATATGA
- a CDS encoding type II toxin-antitoxin system VapC family toxin has translation MIAVLDASAAVGVVLCQPRAERLMEPLEAASLVLAPDLFVSEVCNVFWKYRTAGLLDQEQADRALSRSLALTDRLEPAFACYQEAFALAVRHQHPFYDALYLVVARRNNALLLTLDQRLAALATTLEIKVA, from the coding sequence ATGATTGCGGTTCTGGATGCCAGTGCCGCCGTGGGCGTTGTGCTGTGTCAGCCTCGGGCCGAGCGGCTGATGGAACCGTTGGAGGCGGCGTCTCTGGTGCTGGCTCCGGACCTTTTTGTGTCAGAAGTGTGTAATGTGTTCTGGAAGTATCGCACGGCAGGTCTGCTTGATCAGGAGCAGGCGGATCGGGCTTTGTCCAGATCGCTTGCGCTGACAGATCGCCTGGAACCGGCTTTTGCCTGTTATCAGGAAGCCTTTGCGCTGGCGGTCAGGCATCAGCATCCGTTTTATGACGCCCTGTATCTGGTGGTTGCCCGGCGCAACAATGCCCTGCTGCTAACCCTTGATCAGCGGCTTGCGGCACTGGCAACAACGCTTGAAATCAAGGTTGCATAA
- the bioA gene encoding adenosylmethionine--8-amino-7-oxononanoate transaminase — translation MTHTTAQLQTWDKQYVWHPFTQMQDWLADDPIVIVKGEGSWLIDSDGNRYLDGVASMWTNVHGHSHPELNRALAEQAAKIEHSTLLGLAGEQSILLAKRLVEITPPGLTRVFYSDNGSTAVEVGLKMAYQYHCHRGEPQRTRFLRLQHAYHGDTVGAMSVGGIPIYHATFSPLLFSTIEAPAPYCYRCPLGKDDPAACGMACLGELERLVQEHRGELAGMMLEPLLQGAGGMIVHPRGYLRGVRELCDRYGLLLITDEVATGFGRTGRMFACEHEEVSPDIMAISKGLCAGYLPLAATLATEKIYGAFLGNYAELKTFFHGHTFTGNPLACAVALKSLELFEENSLLAAVRQRSEQLALRLARLAQHPQVGNVRQCGLAAGVELVKGKHSKEPYPWEEKRGIRVCVAARKHGVFSRPLGNTVVVFPPLAISAAELDSLLTGLERAIGEVCGDG, via the coding sequence ATGACCCACACCACCGCCCAGCTCCAGACCTGGGATAAACAGTACGTCTGGCACCCCTTTACCCAGATGCAGGACTGGCTGGCAGACGATCCGATCGTAATCGTGAAGGGGGAAGGAAGCTGGCTGATCGATTCCGACGGCAACCGTTATCTGGACGGTGTGGCCTCCATGTGGACCAATGTGCATGGTCACAGCCATCCGGAACTGAACCGGGCGCTGGCGGAGCAGGCGGCAAAGATCGAGCATTCAACGCTTCTGGGACTGGCCGGCGAGCAGTCCATCCTGCTGGCCAAACGGTTGGTCGAGATCACGCCGCCGGGCTTGACCCGGGTGTTTTACTCGGACAACGGTTCCACGGCGGTGGAGGTGGGGTTGAAGATGGCCTACCAGTACCACTGTCACCGGGGGGAGCCGCAGCGGACCCGCTTTCTTCGGCTGCAGCATGCCTACCACGGTGATACGGTGGGGGCCATGAGCGTGGGCGGTATCCCGATCTACCATGCCACCTTCAGCCCACTGTTGTTCAGCACCATCGAGGCCCCGGCGCCCTACTGCTACCGCTGCCCGCTGGGCAAGGACGATCCGGCTGCCTGCGGCATGGCCTGCCTGGGGGAACTGGAGCGGCTGGTGCAGGAGCACCGGGGGGAGCTTGCCGGGATGATGCTGGAGCCGCTGCTGCAGGGGGCAGGGGGGATGATCGTGCATCCCCGGGGCTACCTGCGGGGGGTACGGGAGCTGTGCGACCGCTACGGCCTGCTGCTGATCACCGACGAGGTGGCCACCGGCTTCGGTCGTACCGGCCGGATGTTCGCCTGCGAGCATGAAGAGGTGAGCCCGGATATCATGGCCATCTCCAAGGGGCTCTGCGCCGGCTACCTGCCCCTGGCCGCCACCCTGGCCACGGAGAAGATCTACGGAGCCTTTCTGGGCAATTACGCCGAGTTGAAAACGTTTTTCCACGGCCACACCTTCACCGGCAATCCCCTGGCCTGCGCCGTTGCTTTGAAAAGCCTGGAGCTGTTCGAGGAGAACAGCCTGCTGGCGGCGGTGCGGCAGCGCTCGGAGCAGTTGGCCCTCCGGCTGGCGCGGCTGGCGCAGCACCCGCAGGTGGGGAATGTGCGGCAGTGCGGCCTGGCGGCCGGTGTTGAGCTGGTGAAAGGCAAGCACAGCAAAGAACCGTACCCCTGGGAGGAGAAACGGGGGATCAGGGTCTGTGTTGCGGCGAGAAAGCATGGGGTGTTTTCCCGGCCCCTGGGCAATACGGTGGTGGTGTTTCCACCCCTCGCCATCAGCGCCGCCGAGTTGGATTCTCTGCTGACGGGGCTGGAACGGGCAATCGGGGAGGTGTGCGGCGATGGCTGA
- a CDS encoding sigma-54-dependent transcriptional regulator, with translation MAEGMELQTLARILVIDDDESGRGVMELLLRKAGFEVRTAANGAEGRTLIRNGVFDLALVDLLLPDCNGIDILKDIREVAPQAQVVMITGHASAESAVMAMKAGAFDYITKPINFEELKLVLGKARETQRLLSENVYLRRQLRERFLFDSIIGSSPAMRRVFERMQRIVKTDSTVLITGESGTGKELVASALHHNSRRKDRPFIAVNCGAIPESLMESELFGHVRGAFTGAVRDRIGKFEAANHGTIFLDEIGTMPLHLQSKLLRVLQEQEIERVGSTRGIKLDVRVISATNADLDEQVRLGGFREDLYYRLNVIPLHLPPLRERREDILPLVSHFLEKFRCLMGRQAIALSKQALDALERYQWPGNVRQLENVVERMVALADDDNISLEDLPAEILEQVEAPRGICFELTPGGIDMPAAIEELERQLIARALELGGGVKARAAALLGVNRTTLVEKLKRLRSAEQR, from the coding sequence ATGGCTGAGGGGATGGAGCTGCAGACCCTGGCGCGGATTCTGGTGATCGACGACGACGAGTCGGGGCGTGGCGTGATGGAGCTGTTGCTACGCAAGGCCGGCTTTGAGGTGCGTACCGCCGCCAACGGCGCCGAGGGACGCACCCTGATCCGCAACGGCGTCTTTGATCTGGCGCTGGTTGATCTGTTGCTGCCGGATTGCAATGGTATCGACATTTTGAAGGATATCCGCGAGGTAGCGCCGCAGGCCCAGGTGGTGATGATTACCGGCCACGCGTCGGCGGAGTCTGCGGTGATGGCGATGAAGGCCGGAGCCTTTGACTACATTACCAAGCCGATCAATTTCGAAGAGCTGAAGCTGGTACTGGGCAAGGCCCGGGAGACGCAACGGCTGCTGTCGGAGAACGTGTACCTGCGCCGGCAATTGCGGGAGCGTTTCCTGTTCGACAGCATCATCGGCAGTTCGCCGGCCATGCGCCGGGTGTTCGAGCGGATGCAGCGGATCGTCAAGACCGATTCCACGGTTCTGATTACCGGCGAATCCGGCACCGGCAAGGAGCTGGTGGCCAGTGCTCTGCACCACAACAGCCGGCGCAAGGACCGGCCGTTCATCGCGGTCAACTGCGGCGCCATCCCCGAGTCGCTGATGGAGAGCGAGCTGTTCGGCCATGTGCGCGGCGCCTTTACCGGCGCGGTGCGGGATCGGATCGGCAAGTTCGAGGCGGCCAACCACGGTACGATTTTCCTTGACGAGATCGGCACCATGCCGCTGCACCTGCAGTCCAAGTTGTTGCGGGTGCTGCAGGAGCAGGAGATCGAGCGGGTCGGCTCCACCCGGGGGATCAAGCTGGATGTACGGGTGATCTCCGCCACCAATGCCGACCTTGACGAGCAGGTGCGCCTGGGAGGCTTCCGCGAAGACCTTTACTACCGGCTGAACGTGATTCCGCTGCACCTGCCGCCGCTGCGGGAGCGTCGGGAGGATATCCTGCCGCTGGTGAGCCACTTTCTGGAAAAGTTCCGCTGCCTGATGGGGCGGCAGGCCATTGCTCTCAGCAAGCAGGCCCTGGATGCACTGGAGCGCTACCAGTGGCCGGGTAACGTCCGCCAGTTGGAGAACGTGGTGGAGCGGATGGTGGCCCTTGCGGACGACGATAACATTTCCCTTGAGGACCTGCCGGCGGAAATTCTGGAACAGGTGGAAGCGCCCCGCGGCATCTGCTTCGAGCTGACCCCCGGCGGTATCGATATGCCCGCCGCCATCGAGGAGTTGGAACGGCAACTGATCGCCAGGGCCCTGGAACTGGGGGGCGGGGTCAAGGCCCGCGCCGCGGCGCTCTTGGGAGTAAACCGGACGACGCTGGTGGAGAAGCTGAAGCGGCTGAGGAGTGCCGAGCAGCGCTGA
- a CDS encoding HAMP domain-containing methyl-accepting chemotaxis protein, which produces MSIKAKLFIMMVTGCVAVVLVSALGLFGIKHSNNDIQDIYAENMTNVMEISRIMELMRDNRIHLLLALQHDPKDPAIVRLHDHPTSFHTDIVKKNIEEITTLWNKYTSRPMGAEEKRLVDDFAAKRTVFVKEGLLSVLEAELAGDFAKAAHLIVTKCNPTFKPADEAAKAIYAHESEEAKRTYQDASSAYRRTLVIIALAVLAAIAVSAIIGFMVQRSITSATDTLARVSQAVAGGDLSQRIQLTTKDELGSLGTSVNAMTDAFAQIIRRVADSSAQVATAAQQLTVNAERTATGAEQVACQAETVATASEEMSATSMDISRNCQLAADNSYQASTAVNEGAEVVRSTVGYMNNIAQRVKGTAASVEALGQRSDQIGAIVATIQDIADQTNLLALNAAIEAARAGEMGRGFAVVADEVRALAERTTRATREIGEMIKAIQNETRSAVQAMEEGVQEVERGTEGAARSGRALEDILAQINEVNLQVAQIATAAEEQTATTSQITGNIHQMTAVVGQSSAAANESATAAARLSQLAEELQSLVSRFRA; this is translated from the coding sequence ATGAGTATCAAGGCAAAACTGTTTATCATGATGGTGACCGGCTGCGTGGCAGTGGTGCTGGTCAGTGCGTTGGGACTGTTCGGAATCAAGCACAGCAACAACGACATCCAGGACATCTACGCGGAAAACATGACCAACGTCATGGAGATCAGCCGGATCATGGAACTGATGCGGGACAACCGCATTCATCTGTTGCTGGCTCTGCAGCACGATCCGAAGGATCCGGCCATCGTCAGGCTGCACGACCACCCCACCTCGTTCCATACCGATATCGTCAAGAAGAACATCGAGGAAATCACAACCCTCTGGAACAAGTATACCAGCCGTCCGATGGGAGCCGAAGAAAAGCGGCTGGTCGATGATTTTGCCGCCAAACGGACAGTATTCGTGAAAGAGGGGCTGTTGAGCGTTCTGGAAGCGGAACTGGCCGGCGACTTTGCAAAGGCGGCCCACCTGATCGTCACCAAGTGCAACCCCACGTTCAAGCCGGCCGACGAAGCGGCCAAGGCGATCTACGCCCATGAAAGCGAGGAGGCGAAACGCACCTACCAGGATGCCAGCTCGGCCTACCGCCGCACCCTGGTGATCATCGCCCTGGCCGTGCTGGCCGCCATCGCCGTTTCCGCGATCATCGGCTTCATGGTGCAGCGTTCCATCACCTCCGCCACCGATACCCTGGCCAGGGTCAGCCAAGCCGTTGCCGGCGGCGATCTTTCGCAGCGGATTCAGCTGACTACCAAGGATGAGCTGGGCTCGCTGGGCACTTCCGTCAATGCCATGACCGATGCCTTTGCCCAGATCATCCGCCGGGTCGCCGACAGCTCGGCCCAAGTGGCAACCGCTGCCCAGCAACTGACCGTCAACGCGGAGCGGACCGCCACCGGCGCCGAACAGGTAGCCTGCCAGGCCGAAACCGTGGCCACCGCCAGCGAAGAGATGTCCGCCACCAGCATGGACATCTCCCGCAACTGCCAGCTGGCCGCCGACAACTCCTACCAGGCCAGCACGGCGGTTAACGAGGGGGCCGAAGTGGTCCGCAGCACGGTGGGCTACATGAACAACATCGCCCAACGGGTCAAGGGAACCGCAGCCAGTGTCGAGGCGCTGGGCCAGCGTTCCGACCAGATCGGCGCCATCGTCGCCACCATCCAGGATATTGCCGACCAGACCAACCTGCTGGCGCTCAACGCCGCCATCGAGGCTGCCCGGGCGGGCGAGATGGGCCGGGGCTTCGCCGTGGTGGCCGACGAGGTGCGCGCCCTGGCCGAACGCACCACCCGCGCCACCCGCGAAATCGGCGAGATGATCAAGGCGATCCAGAACGAGACCCGGAGTGCCGTGCAAGCCATGGAAGAGGGGGTCCAGGAGGTGGAACGGGGAACCGAAGGAGCAGCCCGCTCCGGCCGGGCCCTGGAGGACATCTTGGCTCAGATCAACGAGGTGAACCTGCAGGTGGCCCAGATCGCCACCGCCGCCGAGGAGCAGACCGCCACCACCAGCCAGATCACCGGCAACATCCACCAGATGACCGCCGTGGTCGGCCAATCGTCCGCTGCGGCTAACGAATCGGCCACCGCCGCGGCCCGGCTCTCCCAGTTGGCCGAAGAGCTGCAAAGCCTGGTCAGCCGTTTCAGGGCCTGA
- a CDS encoding cytochrome C, translated as MKAVTALAAVALFTLLSGLAQAQEVTWSKDIKAIFDKNCLACHDANMPEYARFKKEKDVWMKKGMAMRMDTYSHLVSFVGWPNAGALMRRLDDGSGSKDGKPGNMYAYLGANEEERQKNLQIFKNWVGNWNLKRWPDLTKEEVSGLKVKY; from the coding sequence ATGAAAGCCGTAACCGCCCTTGCAGCAGTAGCTCTGTTCACCCTCCTGAGCGGCCTGGCCCAGGCACAGGAAGTCACCTGGAGCAAGGACATCAAGGCGATCTTTGACAAGAACTGCCTTGCCTGCCATGACGCAAACATGCCGGAATACGCCCGATTCAAGAAAGAGAAAGATGTCTGGATGAAAAAGGGAATGGCGATGCGGATGGACACCTACAGCCACTTGGTCAGCTTTGTCGGTTGGCCCAACGCCGGTGCGCTGATGCGTCGCCTTGACGACGGCAGCGGTAGCAAAGACGGCAAGCCCGGCAACATGTACGCCTACCTGGGTGCAAACGAGGAAGAACGGCAGAAGAACCTGCAAATTTTCAAAAATTGGGTCGGCAACTGGAACCTCAAGCGCTGGCCCGACCTGACCAAGGAAGAGGTTAGCGGTCTCAAGGTCAAGTACTAA
- a CDS encoding FeoB-associated Cys-rich membrane protein produces the protein MEFFEILLMAAIAGGAVWILYTSLWKKKGCCGDDKT, from the coding sequence ATGGAGTTTTTCGAAATCCTGTTGATGGCGGCAATCGCCGGGGGAGCGGTCTGGATTCTGTACACCTCCCTCTGGAAGAAGAAGGGATGCTGCGGCGACGATAAAACGTAA
- the feoB gene encoding ferrous iron transport protein B — protein sequence MKRENAYVVAVAGNPNAGKSTLINAIAGSRLHVGNWPGVTVEKKEALFEFAGRPIRLVDLPGCYSLSPYTQEEIITRDYLVQHKPDLIINVVDATNLERNLYLTIQLLELGIPMIMALNIHDEAEAKGYRINAAQMAETLGITVVPTSATRKTGLDDLLKAVVATAESTAAHRPRTLSYGEDVESALTCLHDHLQRQHGALLDQYPQRWLLLKLLEGDKLVLEGVNISPASLPPQAFEHLNRAHGNDIEGVMADSRYALSAGLCREVLTKPEKRSIELTERIDRIVLNRFLGIPIFMAAMWFLFKLTFDLSSPFSDWLDAMTNGPFKRWTAAILGGIGAPDWTVSLVNDGVIAGVGSVLVFVPVIFAMMFFITFLEGSGYMARAAFVMDRAMHAIGLHGKSFIPMLLGFGCNVPGIYATRTLENPKDKILTALLIPLMSCGARLPVYVLFVGVFFPDNPGTVIWVLYIMGILLAVLMGFIFKRTLFRGEAPMFIMELPPYRMPSFASLCLHTWEKGKHFLIKAGTYIFAVSVLVWFLLNLPWGVESKRDSYLGKAGSAVAPIFEPVGFGTWEAASSLITGVIAKEIVVGTMGEIYAPKEEEKKEAAPPLGEDVKEIVVSFGGAVKAAVSALLYLPEAEEPEEDLSSLKQALKGQFTPLTSFAFMAFVLLYMPCVVVGAAMRHEFGTWKWMGVAFTYSTILAWTVALLIYQGGKLLGLGG from the coding sequence ATGAAGCGGGAAAACGCCTACGTCGTTGCCGTGGCCGGCAACCCCAATGCCGGCAAGTCAACCCTGATCAACGCCATTGCCGGCAGCCGCCTCCATGTGGGCAACTGGCCCGGCGTCACCGTGGAGAAGAAGGAGGCGCTGTTCGAGTTCGCCGGCCGCCCCATCCGCCTGGTGGACCTGCCCGGCTGCTATTCCCTTTCCCCGTACACCCAGGAAGAGATCATCACCCGTGACTACCTGGTGCAGCACAAGCCGGACCTGATCATCAACGTCGTGGATGCCACCAACCTGGAGCGCAATCTCTACCTCACCATCCAGCTCCTTGAACTGGGCATTCCAATGATAATGGCCCTCAATATCCACGACGAGGCCGAGGCAAAGGGATACCGGATCAACGCCGCCCAGATGGCTGAAACACTTGGCATCACCGTGGTGCCCACCTCGGCGACCCGCAAGACCGGCCTGGACGACCTGCTGAAGGCGGTGGTCGCCACCGCCGAGAGCACGGCCGCCCATCGTCCCCGGACGCTCAGCTACGGCGAAGATGTTGAAAGCGCACTCACCTGCCTGCATGACCACCTGCAACGCCAGCATGGCGCCCTGCTCGACCAGTATCCCCAGCGCTGGCTGCTGCTCAAACTGCTGGAAGGTGACAAGCTGGTGCTGGAGGGGGTCAACATCTCCCCGGCCTCCCTGCCGCCGCAGGCCTTCGAGCACTTAAACCGGGCCCACGGCAACGATATCGAGGGAGTGATGGCCGACAGCCGCTACGCCCTGTCCGCAGGCCTCTGCCGGGAGGTGCTGACCAAGCCGGAAAAACGTTCCATCGAGCTGACCGAGCGGATCGACCGGATCGTGCTCAACCGCTTTCTGGGGATACCGATCTTCATGGCGGCCATGTGGTTCCTGTTCAAGCTGACCTTCGACCTCTCCTCACCTTTCAGCGACTGGCTGGATGCCATGACCAACGGGCCGTTCAAACGCTGGACCGCCGCCATTCTCGGCGGCATCGGCGCGCCGGACTGGACCGTGTCCCTGGTCAACGACGGCGTGATCGCCGGCGTCGGCTCGGTACTGGTCTTCGTACCGGTCATCTTTGCCATGATGTTCTTCATCACCTTCCTGGAAGGCAGCGGCTACATGGCGCGGGCCGCCTTCGTGATGGACCGGGCCATGCATGCCATCGGCCTGCACGGCAAATCCTTCATCCCGATGCTGTTGGGCTTCGGCTGCAACGTGCCGGGCATCTACGCCACCCGCACCCTGGAGAACCCCAAAGACAAAATACTGACTGCCCTGCTGATTCCGCTCATGTCCTGCGGTGCACGGTTGCCGGTCTACGTGTTGTTCGTGGGGGTTTTCTTCCCGGACAACCCCGGCACCGTGATCTGGGTGCTCTACATCATGGGAATCCTGCTGGCGGTCCTGATGGGCTTCATCTTCAAGCGTACCCTCTTCAGGGGCGAGGCCCCCATGTTCATCATGGAACTGCCTCCCTACCGGATGCCCTCCTTCGCCAGCCTCTGCCTGCACACCTGGGAAAAGGGCAAGCACTTTCTGATCAAGGCCGGTACCTACATCTTCGCCGTGTCGGTGCTGGTCTGGTTCCTGCTCAACCTTCCCTGGGGCGTGGAAAGCAAGAGAGACTCCTACCTGGGCAAGGCGGGCAGCGCCGTTGCACCTATTTTCGAACCCGTGGGCTTCGGCACCTGGGAGGCAGCGTCATCCCTGATTACCGGGGTTATCGCCAAAGAGATCGTCGTGGGAACCATGGGCGAAATCTACGCACCGAAGGAAGAAGAGAAAAAGGAAGCAGCACCGCCCCTGGGAGAAGACGTGAAGGAAATCGTGGTCTCCTTCGGCGGTGCCGTGAAAGCGGCGGTCAGCGCCCTGCTCTACCTGCCGGAAGCGGAAGAGCCGGAAGAGGACCTTTCCTCCCTGAAACAGGCGCTGAAAGGACAGTTTACCCCCCTGACCTCCTTCGCCTTCATGGCCTTTGTTCTGCTCTACATGCCCTGCGTGGTGGTGGGTGCGGCCATGCGTCACGAGTTTGGCACCTGGAAGTGGATGGGGGTCGCCTTTACCTACTCGACCATCCTGGCCTGGACCGTGGCCCTGCTGATCTACCAGGGAGGCAAACTGTTGGGCCTGGGAGGCTGA
- a CDS encoding FeoA family protein, whose amino-acid sequence MNLSNLKPGQQGRILKLDTTIGPIRRRLMDMGVIPGELIKVEKVAPMGDPIEVTVKGYNLSLRKGEATGIEIEVTA is encoded by the coding sequence ATGAATCTCAGCAACCTCAAACCCGGCCAACAGGGGCGTATCCTGAAGCTGGACACCACCATCGGCCCGATCAGACGGCGGCTGATGGATATGGGGGTCATCCCCGGAGAACTGATCAAGGTGGAGAAAGTGGCGCCCATGGGCGATCCGATCGAAGTGACGGTCAAGGGCTACAACCTCTCCTTGCGTAAAGGCGAGGCCACAGGGATCGAGATCGAGGTGACGGCATGA
- a CDS encoding FeoA family protein translates to MMPLELLSPGERGEIIAIRHCGNCGCHDSGHGRGDAMPHHHKATATRAEEMGLRVGKQVEVLKNDGSLLLLLVDEARIAIDRKIARTISVKGVAA, encoded by the coding sequence ATGATGCCGCTGGAACTGCTCTCCCCCGGAGAACGGGGTGAAATTATCGCCATCAGACATTGCGGAAACTGCGGATGCCATGATTCCGGGCATGGCCGGGGAGATGCAATGCCGCATCACCACAAGGCCACGGCAACTCGGGCTGAAGAGATGGGGTTACGAGTGGGCAAGCAGGTGGAAGTACTGAAAAACGATGGAAGTCTGTTGCTGCTGCTGGTGGATGAGGCCCGTATCGCCATTGACCGCAAAATAGCCAGAACCATCAGTGTGAAAGGAGTGGCAGCATGA
- a CDS encoding transporter has translation MNALRTTVAALALALFTAGSALAGPPLETDDAGTVDVGKVEIELNGSTMFNKEKTSGVTEKTTASDGSVKITTGLYKALGISLEVPYTFSDRTREDGQLVGKADGFGDMTLEVKYAFAELAGINFAIKPTLIMPTGKYSAGLSEGRWQPGVVLIATKEFEDGTYALHANIGYEHHAYRLDEAREALRSNIWSASVAGEVEVMKGLFAVADFGLKSSENKEGYGSTELPIYALTGARYEINDFLDVNAGVKVGLTKAEDDVTVLYGVVLKF, from the coding sequence ATGAACGCACTTCGCACCACCGTTGCCGCCCTGGCCCTTGCCCTGTTTACCGCCGGTTCCGCCCTGGCCGGCCCGCCCCTTGAAACCGACGACGCCGGTACCGTTGACGTCGGGAAAGTGGAAATCGAACTGAACGGTTCCACCATGTTCAACAAGGAAAAAACCAGCGGGGTCACCGAGAAAACAACCGCCAGCGACGGTTCGGTAAAAATCACCACCGGTCTCTACAAAGCTCTGGGTATCTCCCTGGAAGTCCCCTACACCTTCAGCGACCGGACCCGGGAAGACGGCCAACTGGTGGGTAAAGCCGACGGCTTCGGCGACATGACCCTGGAAGTGAAATACGCCTTCGCCGAACTGGCCGGCATCAACTTCGCCATCAAACCGACCCTGATCATGCCCACCGGCAAGTACAGCGCCGGCCTTTCGGAAGGCCGCTGGCAGCCGGGAGTAGTCCTGATCGCCACCAAAGAGTTTGAAGACGGCACATACGCCCTGCACGCCAACATCGGCTACGAGCATCACGCCTACCGTCTTGACGAAGCCCGCGAGGCTCTGCGCAGTAATATCTGGTCAGCATCCGTCGCCGGTGAGGTTGAAGTGATGAAGGGGCTGTTCGCGGTTGCCGATTTCGGACTGAAAAGCTCCGAGAACAAGGAAGGCTACGGCTCCACCGAGCTGCCGATATACGCCCTGACCGGTGCCCGCTATGAAATCAACGACTTCCTTGACGTCAACGCCGGCGTCAAGGTCGGCCTGACCAAAGCCGAAGATGACGTCACCGTACTTTACGGCGTGGTTCTCAAATTCTGA
- the hemP gene encoding hemin uptake protein HemP, which yields MSRCAKTRQMPRRATEKGRPDMSGKALASTALFGDQKMLVILHNGEEYRLRITSSNKLILTK from the coding sequence ATGTCGCGCTGTGCCAAAACTCGACAAATGCCACGACGGGCGACAGAGAAAGGCAGGCCTGACATGTCCGGCAAAGCCTTGGCCAGCACCGCCTTGTTCGGTGACCAAAAAATGCTCGTCATCCTACATAACGGTGAAGAGTATCGCTTACGGATTACCAGCAGCAACAAGCTGATCCTGACTAAATAA
- a CDS encoding DUF2325 domain-containing protein — MSIALIGGMDRLGEQYLKEARRLGMELRIFSQSEKNLGTKIGNMDAVVIFTNKVSHQARNEALNSAKKRGIPVFMHHACGVCTLRECLSCLHVALCQNSTNATTGDRERQA, encoded by the coding sequence ATGAGTATCGCACTGATCGGCGGCATGGACCGCCTGGGTGAACAGTACCTGAAGGAAGCACGGCGCCTGGGGATGGAGCTGCGGATCTTCAGCCAGTCAGAAAAGAATCTGGGCACCAAAATCGGCAACATGGATGCCGTGGTCATCTTCACCAACAAGGTGTCCCACCAAGCCCGCAACGAGGCGCTGAACAGCGCAAAGAAACGGGGCATCCCGGTGTTCATGCACCACGCCTGCGGCGTCTGTACGCTGCGGGAATGCCTGAGCTGCCTGCATGTCGCGCTGTGCCAAAACTCGACAAATGCCACGACGGGCGACAGAGAAAGGCAGGCCTGA